A genomic region of Clostridia bacterium contains the following coding sequences:
- a CDS encoding AMP-binding protein — protein sequence ELAYRSKYLAGGYNNQPEKTLEVFVEDPPGSGQCVYKSGDLGRRLPDGRLEYLGRRDFQVKIRGYRIELSEIEAQLQKYDLVKEAVVVNKENAKNNRYLCAYVVSDEKLEISVLRKSLAKELPEYMVPSYIVQIEKIPLTPNGKIDREALPEPAANINTGTEYQAPTNRAEEVLAGIWQEVLDVERVGINDDFFELGGNSLSAIKMIAKSGEYGLSISLSQVFKYRTIAELFSNIDSKSIGLADAQNGKDLGFSDDCNNYKDKPGYRKHNRDFEVNVQYPYYYPCILGVVMEKIKYEHDFKIDASFLPVAQGINLIGYIHFDEYPDRIQYMDNFYSSVLGDAAFDFNSLVELKLKWFEHFEDGVEYCTEHLANNELVIVGGTTYYLKYSHDYLIGEEEWARRINSNEQNLIRSDPEEMGLAHTFLLVDITEKGYIVYDTSFNYFGEISKDDFKKAFAGLKYMECLNGSKAQKTNLPHQIFEVEVKSSELDIKKIGLEILRQCIYGYTTDKREHTNMYLPGGIPTPVTISIGVEALIEIAYMLEGVKQKNECERRFADLKVFLGGIFGQWKARYALFLDFLRDLSKYHHLPDGILEGFEEVVQAYSTLDMQAGLLEKDSIVQFVEIAIEQLYTTCERQKMLFSALDKSINKFCSDS from the coding sequence AGAACTTGCATACAGGAGCAAATACCTTGCCGGGGGTTACAACAACCAACCTGAGAAGACCCTGGAGGTATTTGTGGAAGACCCTCCGGGAAGCGGACAATGTGTATATAAAAGCGGAGATCTTGGACGGAGGCTGCCTGACGGAAGGCTTGAGTACCTTGGTAGAAGGGATTTTCAAGTAAAGATAAGGGGATACAGGATAGAATTGAGCGAAATTGAAGCCCAGTTGCAAAAGTATGATCTGGTAAAGGAAGCTGTTGTTGTAAACAAAGAAAATGCTAAAAACAACAGGTATCTCTGTGCATATGTTGTATCGGATGAAAAGCTTGAAATATCCGTATTGAGGAAGAGTCTGGCTAAGGAACTGCCTGAATATATGGTTCCTTCATATATAGTACAGATTGAAAAAATCCCTCTGACTCCTAATGGAAAGATAGACAGGGAGGCTCTTCCGGAGCCTGCAGCCAATATAAACACGGGTACTGAATACCAAGCTCCAACAAACCGGGCAGAGGAAGTGCTTGCAGGAATATGGCAGGAAGTGCTCGATGTGGAGAGGGTAGGAATAAACGATGATTTCTTTGAATTGGGGGGGAACTCCCTCAGCGCTATAAAAATGATAGCAAAATCAGGTGAATATGGGTTATCGATATCACTTTCTCAGGTGTTTAAATACAGGACAATTGCGGAGCTGTTTAGCAATATCGACTCAAAATCCATCGGTTTGGCAGATGCGCAGAATGGCAAAGATTTGGGTTTTTCAGATGACTGCAACAACTATAAAGACAAGCCGGGTTATAGAAAACACAACCGGGATTTTGAAGTGAATGTTCAATATCCATATTATTACCCTTGTATCTTAGGGGTTGTGATGGAAAAAATCAAATATGAACACGACTTTAAAATTGATGCAAGCTTTCTGCCTGTTGCACAAGGTATAAACCTGATAGGGTATATACACTTTGATGAATACCCGGACAGAATACAGTACATGGATAATTTTTACAGTAGTGTATTAGGCGATGCAGCATTTGATTTTAACAGCTTAGTCGAACTAAAGCTAAAATGGTTTGAGCACTTTGAGGATGGGGTAGAATACTGCACTGAGCACCTGGCTAACAATGAACTGGTAATAGTAGGCGGCACTACATATTACCTGAAATACTCACATGACTACTTGATCGGTGAGGAGGAATGGGCCAGAAGGATAAACAGTAATGAACAAAATCTTATCCGCAGTGATCCGGAAGAGATGGGACTGGCTCACACCTTTTTGTTGGTAGATATAACAGAGAAGGGTTATATCGTTTACGATACCAGTTTCAACTACTTTGGAGAGATATCCAAAGACGACTTCAAAAAGGCATTTGCAGGGTTGAAGTATATGGAGTGCCTTAACGGGAGCAAAGCGCAAAAAACCAATTTGCCTCACCAAATATTTGAAGTAGAGGTTAAAAGCAGTGAATTGGATATAAAAAAAATTGGATTGGAAATTCTCAGGCAGTGCATATACGGTTATACAACAGATAAGAGAGAACACACAAACATGTATCTTCCTGGTGGGATTCCGACTCCTGTAACAATCTCTATAGGTGTGGAAGCGTTAATAGAAATTGCATATATGTTAGAAGGCGTCAAGCAAAAAAATGAATGTGAAAGAAGATTTGCAGACTTAAAGGTATTTCTGGGCGGAATATTTGGACAGTGGAAGGCCAGATACGCCTTGTTCCTGGATTTCCTAAGGGATCTGAGCAAATACCATCACCTCCCAGACGGAATATTGGAAGGGTTTGAAGAAGTTGTACAGGCCTATTCCACTCTGGACATGCAGGCTGGTTTACTTGAAAAGGATAGTATTGTGCAATTTGTTGAAATTGCGATAGAACAACTGTATACCACATGTGAGAGGCAGAAAATGCTCTTTTCAGCCTTGGATAAGAGTATTAACAAATTTTGCAGTGACTCTTAA